A stretch of Myxococcus hansupus DNA encodes these proteins:
- a CDS encoding J domain-containing protein — protein MNAAANWQTLENVDVECTHCGIRMTLQPGTRVRYYRCSGCHRWVSSVYSDVFRADAKVRTHPVKDSGAQDEQFIEVKDRLDRWLSALEEQDPYRLLGVSPLDSADTVRARYHALAMEAHPDRGGSPEKMRELNAAYERILRHRQRKRQEALSSGVPAASASVLPARSR, from the coding sequence ATGAACGCGGCCGCGAACTGGCAGACGCTGGAAAACGTCGATGTGGAGTGCACCCATTGCGGCATCCGGATGACCCTGCAACCCGGGACCCGGGTTCGCTACTACCGGTGCTCCGGGTGTCATCGCTGGGTGTCCAGCGTGTACTCCGACGTCTTCCGGGCGGACGCGAAGGTGCGGACGCACCCGGTGAAGGACTCGGGCGCGCAGGACGAGCAGTTCATCGAGGTCAAGGACCGGCTGGACCGCTGGCTGTCCGCGCTGGAGGAGCAGGACCCGTACCGGCTCCTGGGCGTGTCGCCGCTGGACTCGGCGGACACGGTGCGCGCGCGCTACCACGCGCTCGCCATGGAGGCGCACCCGGACCGCGGCGGCTCACCGGAGAAGATGCGCGAGCTGAACGCGGCCTATGAGCGCATCCTCCGGCACCGCCAGCGCAAGCGTCAGGAGGCGCTGTCGTCCGGCGTGCCCGCGGCCTCCGCGTCCGTCCTGCCCGCGCGCAGCAGGTAG